One region of Diabrotica undecimpunctata isolate CICGRU chromosome 6, icDiaUnde3, whole genome shotgun sequence genomic DNA includes:
- the LOC140442843 gene encoding uncharacterized protein: MELSNNDLEEYVEKLENVFYNQKSNKKNRNELSLLIENVCNELRISRDLEKSVVDNFQKLLDSKDNDINRKYVQLEDVFYKQSIENNLLKKRVEELTIQIKLDLEAQKNEYVTKIQDIEEKCNSEITNLKNQLESGRICYEAKEKELYNDLQMAQTANALEWSEKEFNLKNQLTDATSNLRFCNSKIRSMQCEMNQLRAQLTLLKQAPKENVLHFKPNPIQQIKSNLAQKQYQFYESVDSNYDQNLPYDSYYSSIISTDVEDNNKENVDNSIDKINPTPNLNNFTGPNSTTITGKTQADLQFVGLENGRESGHNYQPLPTNCYTSSMKINKHKQSHTPEQQNMEFESHNKTSLSESKISSTVTILNKSSESLNICNKVNNNTGMRKVNIEKTPTRKNNLPALKPCSTSANVKDCKRKKRRLYDPSNSEFF; this comes from the exons ATGGAATTATCAAATAATGATTTGGAAGAATATGTGGAAAAACTGGAAAATGTTTTTTAT AATCAGAAATCCAATAAAAAGAACCGGAATGAATTATCATTATTAATTGAAAATGTTTGTAATGAATTACGAATTAGTAGAGACTTAGAAAAGTCAGTGgttgataattttcaaaaattactAGATAGTAAAGATAATGATATTAATCGAAAGTATGTTCAACTTGAAG ATGTGTTTTACAAACAAAgcattgaaaataatttattaaaaaagagaGTTGAGGAACTCACTATACAAATTAAACTAGATTTAGAAGCTCAAAAGAATGAATATGTGACGAAAATTCAAGACATAGAGGAGAAATGTAACTCAGAAATcactaatttaaaaaatcaactgGAAAGTGGAAGAATATGTTACGAAGCAAAAG AAAAAGAACTTTACAACGATTTGCAAATGGCGCAGACTGCGAATGCGTTAGAATGGAGTGAAAAGGAATTCAACCTAAAAAATCAACTTACAGATGCAACTTCAAATTTGCGATTTTGTAATAGCAAAATTAGGAGTATGCAATGTGAAATGAATCAATTAAGAGCCCAATTGACCCTTTTG AAACAGGCTCCCAAAGAAAATGTACTCCATTTTAAGCCAAATCCTATTCAACAAATCAAGAGCAATTTGGCTCAGAAACAATATCAATTTTACGAAAGTGTTGATTCAAATTATGACCAAAATCTACCGTACGACTCTTATTACTCATCAATAATTTCTACAGACGTTGAAGACAACAATAAGGAAAATGTCGACAACTCAATAGATAAAATCAATCCTACTCCAAACCTAAATAATTTTACGGGACCTAATTCTACTACAATAACTGGTAAAACTCAAGCAGATTTGCAATTTGTAGGTTTGGAAAATGGTCGTGAGAGTGGTCATAACTATCAACCTTTACCTACAAATTGTTATACATCAAGCATGAAAATAAACAAGCATAAACAGAGTCATACACCAGAGCAACAAAATATGGAGTTTGAATCACATAACAAGACAAGTTTATCAGAATCTAAAATTTCAAGCACTGTAACTATCTTAAATAAAAGTTCAGAATCGCTAAATATTTGTAACAAAGTGAACAATAATACTGGAATGCGAAAAGTAAATATAGAGAAAACTCCAACCAGAAAAAATAACTTACCTGCTTTGAAACCATGTAGCACCAGTGCTAATGTAAAAGATTGTAAACGTAAGAAAAGAAGATTGTACGATCCGAGTAATTCAGaattcttttaa